In Haemorhous mexicanus isolate bHaeMex1 chromosome 35 unlocalized genomic scaffold, bHaeMex1.pri SUPER_35_unloc_1, whole genome shotgun sequence, one DNA window encodes the following:
- the LOC132322701 gene encoding proline-rich protein 2-like: MVWVGKPGMGWVGHRTQTGPRIQKWAQNSNWGTELRLGHRTQTGPRPQTGPRPQTGPRPQTGQRPQTGPRPQTGQRPQTGPKSQTGPGPQTGPGPQTWPGPQTGPRPQTGPGTQTGPRPQTRPRTRPRPQTGPGPQTGPRPQNKAQTPNQAQTPKPSPNPKPGPDPKPGLEPGPNLKPGPNPKPGPDPKNQAQTPNRAQTPNSAQTPYRAQTPKPGLDPKPDPEPGPNPKPGLESGPNPKPGPDPKPVPNPKPGLESGPNPKPGPDPKLGRDPKPGPNPKLGPDPKPGPDPKLGPDPKLGRDPKPGPNPKLGPDPKPGPDPKPGPDPKPGPDPKPGPDPKLGLDPKPGPDPKTKPKPQTRHRPQTRPRTRPQP, encoded by the coding sequence atggtttgggtggggaaacctggaatgggttgggttgggcaCAGAACCCAAACCGGGCCCAGAATCCAAAAGTGGGCACAGAACTCAAACTGGGGCACAGAACTCAGACTGGGGCACAGAACTCAAACTGGGCCCAGACCCCAAACCGGGCCCAGACCCCAAACCGGGcccagaccccaaactgggcagAGACCCCAAACCGGGcccagaccccaaactgggcagagaccccaaactgggcccaaatcccaaaccGGGCCCGGACCCCAAACCGGGCCCGGACCCCAAACTTGGCCCGGACCCCAAACCGGGCCCAGACCCCAAACCGGGCCCGGAACCCAAACCGGgcccagaccccaaaccaggCCTAGAACCAGGCCCAGACCCCAAACCGGGCCCGGACCCCAAACCGGGCCCAGACCCCAAAACAaagcccaaaccccaaaccaggcccagaccccaaaaccaagcccaaaccccaaaccaggcccagaccccaaaccaggCCTAGAACCAGGCCCAAACCTAAAACCGggcccaaaccccaaaccaggccCAGACCCCAAAAACCAAGCCCAGACCCCAAACCGGGCCCAGACCCCAAACTCGGCCCAGACCCCATACCGGGCCCAGACCCCAAAACCAGGCCTGGACCCCAAACCAGACCCAGAACCAggcccaaaccccaaaccaggccTAGAATCAggcccaaaccccaaaccaggcccagaccccaaaccggttccaaaccccaaaccaggccTAGAATCAggcccaaaccccaaaccaggccCAGACCCTAAACTGGGCAGAGACCCCAAACCGGGCCCAAATCCCAAACTGGGCCCAGACCCCAAACCGGGcccagaccccaaactgggcccagaccccaaactgggcagAGACCCCAAACCGGGCCCAAATCCCAAACTGGGCCCAGACCCCAAACCGGgcccagaccccaaaccaggcccagaccccaaaccaggcccagaccccaaaccgggcccagaccccaaactgggcCTGGACCCCAAACCGGGTCCAGACCCCAAAACCaagcccaaaccccaaaccaggcaCAGACCCCAAACCAGGCCTAGAACCAGGCCCCAACCCTAA